CAAAGATCTATCGACAGAGGAGAAAAGGCTACATCTGGGCTTAGGATATTACCACAGCTAAAACTCTGGTGTCAAGTTGCTTTTGAAGGTATTGTAAGGCAGATTACTGCCTCGGGGCAAGCATGAGATGGTGCAGACCTTTACAGTAGAGGACCCATAATCTGCCCTTTCAGCCCTTCTGTTTCTGTTGCGGTGTCAGATTCCACAGGTTCAACCATAGCATTAACTCAGAGCGCATCAAAACTGTGTCAGATCATAGTATTCTGTGAATACGCAGAAATGACAGTTTGTTACGTTAACCTATAATGTGACTTTGATGTTACTGATGGCAATGTTAGAGAGGACAAGACTGACAAAGACATTGACAGGGCAGAAAATTGATGTTTGTCCTCACTGCAGATTGACTAATTATTGTCTGGGTCCACACAGCAGTTTTTCAGGGCCATTCAGAAGTTAGCTACTTACCCTGAAGTGGCActttttctccaccaaaaacaggcctgaaagaggttctacagtGGCGGTTCCTGTGGTCAGAATGAGTACAAAGACTTATGCCACCCTGGTAGTAAGCAAATAGCGTCCCAGAGAACTCTGAACGAGGAATTTGTCCAAGGCATACATCCAGGACTTAAAGAAGGGAAAACCTATGGGTGGTACTTTGGGTGAATGGGGTACCAGGGTTATTATCAAAAGAAAGAGCTTTTTTCATGTCCTCTGCATAAAGTAAAATGCGTTTCCGGTTGGCTTTACACTCGACCAGTGTTTCCCCTTATCttgtttgtgacattcatggacAGAATCTCAAGCTGCAGTTGGGGAGAAAGAGGATGTCCAGATTTGGGGCCTCAGAGAAGCATCTCTATTTTTTGTAGATAATATAGTTCATCAGCTTCATCAGATAATGACTGTGAGTGCTTTGTAACTGAATGTAAAGTGACTGGAATAAGAGTTGGCTTCTTCCAGTTTGAGGCCATAGTTCTCTCTGGGAAAGTAGTGGATTTCTCCCTCTGGGCCGGGGGTGAGTTTCTGCTACAAGTTAAGGACTTTGACTATGTTAGCATATGAGTAACAGGAACATGGATTGCAAGACAAACAGATAGATTGCTGCAGCATCATCAGTAACACAGGTGTTGCACCGAACTGTCGTGGTGAGGACGGAGCTGAACCGCAAGGCAAAGTTCTTGATTTACAAGTCAATCAGCGTTCCAACCCCacatggtcatgagctctgggtagtgactgaaagTGTGTGATTGAGGATTCTAATGTACCAAAATGAGTTTCCTTCATAGGGTGGATGgcctcagccttagagatagggtgaaaGCTTGGTAATCTGGAGAGAGCCAGCGAGTCGCTCCTCCTTCACGTCAAAGGGAACCAGTTGAGGTGGCTCAGggatctgattcggatgcctttTGGACGTCTTCCTTTAGAGATTTTCTGGGTACATCAAACTGAGAGGAGACCTCAGGTTAGATCTAGAGCTCAATgcagggattacatatctcatccgACCTGGAAATGTTGCGAGGGAGAGGGAAATCTGGAATGCTCTGCTGGCACCGTGACCCAACTCTGGGTAAGTAGAAGAAAAGGAATAAATAGATGAATTGTTGGAAATGTACTGGAGAATTTCTTTCATGGCACCCTGGACGGAAAAGAAATGAGTAATGTAGtgcattacttttaaaaaaattggtCAGCACTGATTAAGACTCAAATTTAAATTTGAGAAGGTTTGAACAAGAAGACAAGTATTACCCCATCAGAACAGGCTTTTAAACAACAAACCTGTACACTGCAAGATATGATTCGCTAAACAGATGACTgactaaataaaatatgaacgttcaaaatatttaaaactttgGAGACTTGGAGGGTATTCTCTGCACCTGAGCTCATAAGTTAAGTATGTCTAAAACCGTTGCTGAGGCCCTGAGAGTTTCTACATCACGAATATTTGAAACTTAAAGGCTAAAATCTAAACTGTGGAGCTCAAGAGCGATTTCATGCGTGGAAATGCTGTCAGGGATGAAACTGTACCTCATTAGTGTCCTAGATATTGATCCCAACCTATAATTAGCAGCAGCAGTTGGCGTCAAGAGCAAAACGGTCACTTTAGGCAGTACACAGAGCAAGGATTCAGTGTGTgagattcacacacacatgcacatgcattaGAAAGCATTATGTAAGACTGGGAATAATGTTTGAACCTCTGAATACAAAACTACACATAATTAAGGGTTCACTGTTAATACTCTACatgcatatttttaaaacaagccaaaggacaggacaaaaatgaaagtttatCCATTTCCAGTATCtgtgaaattaaagctgcataGTCTCCAATCCTAGACCTGTTTAAGATGTATACCAAAGTCTCTTTTTCGGTTTTGTCTTTGTGCTATAATTTCCAGGCACAACGATAGGCGTTGACCACAATTGCTTATTGTTATTTCTGCTGTCAGCCTTCATCTATTGTTGCTGAGGTTTCAAATTCTTTTTGTGAATAAACTCACTTTTAATGACCTTTCCTTCACAAAAGCTCTCCGTCTCAGAAAGATATCTTTGTTGTGCTGGATAACAGTGTTTATTCTACAggaatatttctttttcatttagaaataaataaaaaaacaagaggaCCAGGCACTCGTGCATTTGCATATCCCCATATCATGAATGGTTACACTGCAGAGGATTTTACAAGGACGAGAACAACTGGATCTTACAGATTTGGCAAAGGAATGTGGTATCtatttcactttttctgcaATATTCTTATCTTTATATTTCATGTCAAATTTATGaccattttcttctttctatCTCAGCCTGTGTGACTCATAATTTAAAGTTTCTCAGTCATACCCAGATTGAAATGGCTCTGAGTCACACTTTTTCTCTCAATGGAGCATCAGAGCTGCCAGAGCCAAAAAGTGCTAAAAAGGATGTTGTTAAAAATTAATAGAAGAGATACTAAGAATATATTAGTTACATAATCAGCCCTTGCAAGTACACACTCAGCTTATGAACCCAAAGCTATTATGTTGGATTTCCGGATGCAACAACCTAGTACAACATTCCAACTTTCTTGCCATTGTAAACCAGAGGATTAATGAGGTGAATGTTAAATATTAAGAAGCTTACTTACATCTTACAGCCAAGATTTCCAGCAATATGTAAATCAATAAAGATTGCAGGTCCATAGCCAGACAAAGGGAAGAGCAGTCCACCCGCAGTGCAAGGCTTAACCCGTGTGCTCCTTCTAATCTTAAGGGGAAGGCATCTTACCTGCACTCTCAGGTTTCTTATAGTTTCTGTTTCCGTTTCCATGGTCACCTCCTTGCAATATACCGATGTATAATTGAAGCTTGCAAAGCACGGCACCCTTCCATGATACTCAAGCTGTCCTATACTTGCCCATTGTTTGTATGACCACCTATTTAATGATGGCTAATTTACTGCCACATTAGGGCTGAAGGATAAATTGTGCTTATTGTGCTGCCATGAGCCTAAACAGCAGGACTACCTGTTGAGTCTGAACAGCTCCTCTGATGCTGTATCCCTGGACAGTATGGACATATTTCCATGTGTGACTGGAGCTCTTAATGTGGATCAGATGGGCTGCTGTCATATAAATGAAAGAAGATACAGTCCCTGCAGCTCGCTCTCATTGATTAGGATTAATGAGGGGGTTTGACTGATGTTAAGCAGCAAAAAGCTTTCGTGACAGACCAGGCCAAGCAGCTCAGCTGCTCCACATCTTTTCTAGGACTGAGTGTCATTAAAAATGGAGCACAGCTCAGGCCAGGGCTCATCACAGCTGCCATCCCTCTGTAGAGTTCCCGACCTCAGCTGACTAATAGCCCTTTCTATTGCCCTCCGTGCTGCTGATAGCTGTAGTTGTGCTCCTGGTATCTCTGTCATCCCCTGAGTGCTGACCATTGCCATTTTTCCACATGACCCCCTCAGTCCAAGCGTTGTCATATACGACAAAAGGCTGCCACTCCCCAATCTCACACTGATCTGCCACTACGCTGTAATTTTCAACTCTCCTCTTTGTTTTAATAGGCCCTCCCAGTGTAAAGTTATGAGTAGAGGTCTGCTTGTTACTCTTTATTTCAGCACTTTAGCCCTTCTCATTAAGTAAACTTGTATAGAAAACAAGAATATAAACTAATAATAACACTACAGTACAGTTGAAAGTGGTGTAAGGACattttattatgttaataaaatTCTGTCTATGAAGCATTGGGAAGCAGTGCACTAACAGACAAGAAATAAATGAGAATATAAAACATGTATACTATGTAATAACAGAGCTGTAATGAGAGGAAATATGTTTTCAGTTCAACAAAAACTCAACATGATTTCATGATTTGCAAAATCGTTGGCAAATGTCTTATTGTCATGTGTTAAACTACAATGTGGCGCATTTTAAAGACTAGAATAAATCTCAATAAAAGATTAATAAATCTCATTACAGGTAAGTTAAAATTTGTTATTAATCATCACTATGTATATAcccattttaaatgatttataagAGTTCTGAAAATGCTACAATGGATTTTTTTGTACCTTGATAAATTGAATCATGATTTAGAAACTGCATTTTGCATTTCCTTGGGTTCTCTCTGTGTGATATTAAAATtggtttgatgatctgaaacctTTGCgagtgacaaatatgcaaaaaacacagaaatcaggaagggggcaaatactttttcacggcACTGTATGTAATTCTCATAAATGTTAACCTCCGATGTAAATGTGGTTTCATTTTATATCTGCACAACTTATAActgataaatttaaaaaaaagttaaattgaGTGGATATTCCTGGAATGGGTTTTACaaattgatgtgttttttttgttgacacatggagaaaaaaaaaaatgactgtaacaaaatatttcactggAAGGAAAAACGCAGAGATCTCCAGATTATCTTGGTTTTCAGTCTGTCCACTggagcagcaatgacatctttTTGGTGCCAGTATCACTATCGTCACTTCTCGGCACCAGTGACTCAGCAGCACACGCTTCATGTTTAACCCTTCGGTGATTCCCCCTTAGTAAAATGTCTTCACTTACAAACATGTTGCAAAAGACACCTTCTAATATGTGTCAGTAGATCAGTCTATTTAgtgtctaaatgttttgttaaagcTTTTATCCTGCATCAGTAATTTTAGGTGCAACGATACAAGCTGCAAACACGACATTAACATTTAATCACAAGCGTGTTGGAAAACACTTGAGCATTTACACACTGAGACACGCTAGCATCCATTTTAAGTTAGGGTTGGGTTGCACCTGCTACTCATTAATACATCATGAAGTCTGATTTACAAAATCTGGCTGCACCAGGAAAGACGTAAGCTGTGTGTTGAGGAAAAATCTGACAAAGCCATCAGTTACAGTCCAGAATGGGCGCTATGCTTTATCAGCAGATGCAAATGGAAATAAAAGATATAATATATtaacaacacggtctcacggggattcgtgaaactgtcatgtcagtttttgtttcggtttcgtgcgcaccaacacgatgtcgtcatgtttttcgtgccgctcaccacgagcgaaacccgctgtggtaatcacatctgaaagtggtttataccggcggattcatgacgatctaagctttccatcggcgtttgcggccgccgcaatctgaaagtggtttataccggcggattcatgacgatttaagctgtccatcggcgtttgcagccgccaccgcggccgctgctgcggccggatgtctggcggccgcaatggcggccgcggcggccgatggacagcttaaatcgtcatgaatccgccgaatttgcataggaatttaaagaatgtccggcggccgccgcaaacgccgatggacagcttagatcgtcatgaatccgccggtataaaccactttcagatgtgattaccacagccggtttcgctcgtggtgagcggcacgaaaaacatgacgacatcgtgttggtgcgcacgaaaccgaaacaaaaactgacgtgacagtttcacgaatccccgtgagaccgggctgataTTAAATAACCTGGGTCACCTTTAATTTGAGCAGGTTTAGTACAGAAATATATGGATTTTCAGTAATACGTGATACACAAACAAGCTAGAGTTAACTGAGAGgtgctttttaaaatgctgaaaaagtaGTAATGTGTCTGGTATGATTTGGGAGTGCATAGCTGACAATGCAAATGGCCCAGTATCATTTTATACAGAGCCATGTAACTGGCTAGATTCTTGACAGTGGCACAGTTCAGCAGCATTAAAATGGAAGTCACTGTTACAGTTTAAACAGTAACATAACTTTTGATAATAATAGTGAGTCTGTCAGGTCTTTGTTTACATACCTGACtgcatttcatttcatcagTGGATCAAAACGAGGCCGTTTAAAACATCATTAGTAGTTGTGTTCCCACACAttattttctaaatgttaaatacactgAATTATATTCATTTGATAAGGTAATACTGTGATCAGTCAGATGTAAAGCCTATATTGTGGTCGGAAAAAGCTTTCAGACACCCTAAATTTTACAGAATCTCAATTATTATTTTGCAGCCCTGCCATTAGCAGCAGTACAGCTCTAATCCTGACTCGCATGTTCCCCATgagcctttcacactgttgagggGTAATCTTCATCCCATTCTTCTTGAAGTACTGATTTTAATTCTTCTAGATTCTTTGGTTTTTGCTTTGAAACAGATCTTTTGATAacccaccacagattttcaacgGGGCTCATGTCCGAGGATTGAGCTGGCCACTCTAAGACCTGGATACTGAGCTCCTGAAGCCAAGCTCTACTGTCCCTTGATGTGTGGCACGGGGCATTGTCCAGTTCTTCTGTGCTTGGGCCCACTGCCACCGGGCTAAGCTCTGTCGCTCATTGATCAAcggcttcttgacagccttgtacGACCTTAAGCCATGATGTAAAAGCCGGCCATGTACAGTGTGATTGgaacaccagtttggtttgaccactgctgctgaaccTCCTGTGAAGTCGTTCAGTggtttttttctgcacatgCGAATCAGGATGCGGCCagttcttgctgaagaaactcTTGAAAgcccagatcttggtttgtcttccaagctgttggttcgtctgtatttctgcagagtttatccaactgctgaaggactgcatctgcacttcctggctatctggaggcagctgtacccttcctggctgagaatcttTATCTTCAGGCGTATTTCCTACTTCAGGCTCCTTGTTTTAggcatttttgtctctgaagaactttcaaatgtgctgacTTTATATAGACACGAAGCACGGCAACacaaattgtgtcttttaataaaaagtgCGACCTTCATTAGCGATCACTGCTATCAGAATGACCCAGTGCTCAAaattttttatgtaattttatgaaatcaatcaattttaagtttttaatgacttttttttaaggacttatttagtattttggctgtggCTATACtaaagaaattgcacttgaagacctaagagcgattcttaatgcaataatTCACAAATACATGGGGTGTtggaaaactttttttccaccactgttgTTTGCCTCCTTTTCATGTGGACCAGTTTTCATGTTCAATAGTGTTTTAATTTATCATTAGGCCTGATCACATTTCCCTCAAAACTTTCTGTTGTCTTCTCATATATGAGgctttgttgcttttctctATTTGAAATCGCTGTAAACTGAACCTCTTCAGTTCACTAAAACACAGTTTTCCCTTTTCAGAGTGACAATtaaaaattttgacaaaaaaatattttcatgactatgCCTCATGTGTTTTAAATGATCGATTACTATTGATTAATTAAtctagaaaatgttttttcgGAGTTATTCGAATGACTGCtaaaataatctttctgttagaCGCGGTAGATGATAATTAGCATTGTATTCATTACTGCAGCCTTAGCTTAAGGAGTAGAATTAGGAGCATTAGCTGACAACCGTGTTGTTGAGcctttttgtttagtttaaaaatgtctaattaTCACAACATACAGCATCTTTGGctaaatgtgttaaatatcAGTGATGTCTAACAAAACCTGGAGGTGCAGTACAACATAAAGCCTGTTTGAGGCTGCTTGTAATGGAGAGAACAGAGTGTGCAACCAGATCAGGTAATGTCCTTTGAGTGTTTTACCGCATATGTTCTCATAGAGAGCGTCGTTCATATCcatttaaaaaggaaatcaATAAAGAAATAATGCTCCTTTCCTGGCTTTGTTCAGTGCTCTTAAGATTTGTTGTCAGTATGCACATGCTGTCCTTGTGTTAACACAATATGCAGCATATGGCCAGACAATCTAATTTTTACAGCCACGAACACGGTGGAATGATTAAGCTTTTAATTAAGCTTTCAATTAAGATGTGCATTTGTATTTTAGTTATATTAGGATTATAAAATATATACAAGTTAAACCACAAATACAGAGGATACCGCTGTTGATTTTTAGTGTTCTTTAGTTGAGCGATGCAAATAACGAGACTTTTTGaaagataaatatatatatatatatatacacacacacacacacacatttctagATCTATATCTATATCCCAATCATGtagaaaattctaatttttcCAAAGCAAATCTCATCCTATCAGCAAGACTGTCAATATTTACTCTGCTCATAGCCTGGCGATGATGACTAGAGAAATTCCCACCCTAAAAACCTTTGGTACAAGTAGAGCTTAGAAATATACATAATACAAGAGAAcacttcagctttgtcatgtaGTAGGTCAGTTCCACTGTGGCAGAATGAGACGAAAAAGATAATTTCAACAAAAGGCTCGGACAAGGATACAGTTACAGTATAAAAGACAGCAGGAGAGCATTGGTATCATCAGTTGGAGACATTCTAATCTCAGGTTCTTGCGTTTGGACTTTCCGGTAAGCAAAGAATGATTCTAATCATTTTCAATTAAATGTAATACTTCAAATGTAATTGTCTGACCAAATATCACAGTATACCTATGTTTTAAACATTAATGAAGACAAAATGTCTATTACTGAATTATTTCCCATATCaatttgcattaaaatgtaatttactaCACTAAAATTCTTGCATGACACAGCACGATGACAAAtcattaatgtttaattttttaagcaagacagaaaatgtgaaatcaaaTCCCAATGAATTACAGTCCATTAGtacatcagaaatgacaatTTAACCACTGATTTAACATCGCAGTTACCAAAACAAGAAGTTTGTCAGTTTTGTCAGTTTCTTATTAGTCTCTTCCAGCAAATTTTAATGTGATTATCTACATATGTCATCATACACGATATATATACATCCGTTTTCTTTAGTTTCTCTGAAACATAATCCACTTCTATCAGAATAGCTTGATCCTGAGCAGTTAAAGTAATTTGTACAACGTATACTGCTAAAAGCTGCTTCAAGTTATGTTTCTGTATTACAGGTATAAGTGAAAACATGGTTCTATTTCAAATCTCGACTTTGCTGTTGCTTTTGACCTTCTCAAAAAATTCCGGTAAGTTTTCAAAGCAAGTCTTCAATTCCCGGGCAAATAATAATGTCGCGATATCCTAGATTGCAGATCCAGAAGCATGTTGAAGGATATTTTTGCTGAGAAATGGCTGACAAGAGGGTGAAaacctcagatttttttttccatgtggaAATGTTACAACGCTGTTCTCTACCtccttctgttttgttttgggatTTGGACGCTTTTTCTCTTTGGCAGCCCACAGAAcaatcagttttacattttctttggcAACCAAAGGAAATAATAGAAGATATGAACAGTCCAGATAGCTGATTGAATCCCTGTTATTGCTGTCTACAGAGATACTTGCAGGGAGGATCATTGGGGGTCATGAGGTGGTGCCATACTCTGTCAAATACCAAGCATCTATACAGACTGAGACGGGGCAGCACTACTGTGGAGGAACCCTTGTGCATGCACATTGGGTGGTGTCTGCTGCCCACTGCTGGAGACCGTGAGTACTGATAGGACACAGTATCAGACAAGGACGGAGGAATAACATTGATGCTTTGAACTGAATGTGCTCATATATAATGCGGGTGGAATGTTTGAACtcacagcaaaaatgtgaaattgccATTTAATTGTATTTCATGGTAAGAATGCGGATTTGGAAGAAACTTGTCTGTTTCTGACTCTCAGGAGCACTAAAATGAGGGTGGTGTTAGGCGAACACAACATGAATGAAGTCGAAGGATACGAACAGATCTTCAATGTATCAAGAATATATTTACACAACTATAACTACAGGACATTCGACAGCGACATCATGCTTATTAAGGTAAGCATAAACGTAGACGTCTGAACGAATCAATACAATACATGGAGCTGTTGACATGTGCACACACTGCTGACTTGTGCCCAGTTGGCAAATGACGCGACTGCTTGTACAGCATCTTAGAGTTGTACGGCAGTGACTTGGTGTCTGTGTTGCAGCTGAATAGGCCGGCAGTAGTGAATGCAAAAGTGGAACCAGCCCAGCTACCTGATCAGAACGATTGTCCAACACGTGGCATGTGCAGAGTGAGCGGCTGGGGCGTGACTCAGGTTTACTCGTACTACCTCTCCCCTGTGCTGCGTGCTGTGGATGTGCAAATAATCCCACGCTGCAACTGGTACTACTGGGGCAGAATCACGACTAATATGCTGTGTGCTGGATTTCAGTGGGGTGGAAAAGATTCTTGCCAGGTAAAATGCATGCCACATACATGCTTTTATTACTGCCAAATAATACGGCACACCATTGTTTTGTACGGTACAAGCCATTTTTTAAACTAGTATTCAGAATGATCTGCATTCTGTGAATTACATGCTTCTTTGTTGTGCGTTAGATCAGAGTCAGTCACAGTTTTCTCCAATAAATAAGTATGATTACCATTTAAAAAGGTACCTAGCAACTTTACATACTAAGGTAAAGACTCtgtgatatttattttacaaagctGACCTATCAATCAaagctaataaataaatattaataataaatatagaGGTTAACACATTACATAATCATATTATACAGATGTATctgattaaattaaatactaaaGATAGAATCATTATATACAATATAAATTTATCTGACTaattcgtctgtatatgtagccctgagacagactggcgacctgtccagtgtgtcccctaccttcgcccgagtcagctgagataggctccagcaccccccgcgaccctaatgaggatgaagcagtgtagagagaatggatggataattcAAATATTTAGGTGAAGAACCTACAATACTATTTATTACACAAATATACCTGACTAATTTAAGTATAAAGGTTGAGACCCTACAATATTACACATAATACTGACTACACTGAATATGAAGAACAGATCTACTTATCAAATTACCAgactattttaaaaattaaaattaaaacctCACTCAATTCTACAGAACAACCCAACAATTTACCTTTAAGCAAATATATATGGACATGTGGAAAACTGCATCAGAAAAGACCAAAGTTTGCCTCCACCACCTCAGGATGATTGATAAATTTATCAAAGTTCATGACGAATCCGGTTATAGAGATACGACAGGCTTACACAAAGCTAGTATATGTCTAAAACTAGTCTTTTCCATACTATTCAAGACCGAAAATGAAAAGATATTACACCTTCAACATCTCTGATTTGTCGTCCACAGGGTGACTCTGGCGGTCCCCTTATCTGCAATGGCCACTTTGATGGCATCGTCTCCTGGGGCATCAGCTGTGCGAACCCATTCTTCCCTGGCGTCTACACCAGCGTGTGTAAATATGTAGACTGGATCAAAGGAATTATTGATTAACAGCACAGCGTGAACAGGCACTTATTTACTTTAGAAATAAAGTGATCAgtcaacattattttcagtGGCCTTGTTTAAAAGTTACTATTACCTTTGTGTTTTATAGCACTGAATGTAAATTGACATTGACTACAACTTATATGAAGAATTAGTAATTTTTAAATACACGGTTTTCTGGAAAAATGTTGCTATGCTTGTAATTCACTGATATTTACTCAtacagaatttattttattgttgttattgctattattgttattaatagtagtagcagtagtagtagtgatAGTAGTCACAAACTTAAAGCTGTGTTAACTAATTGGTAGAACTAGTCAAAGACAAAGTCAGTACCAGTACTGAATAATACCCAGCCCtatttaacaatattttttctttattttcacactGAATGAAATGACTGTATGCAATGTGGTTGTCTTTACGAGTGACACCTGTCACATTACATCTCAATTCATGTACTccaatgtaaatttaaaaatattgattaatgAAGCTTTAAGAACATCACAACAGAGtactttttgatgattttataaTGTTACTATATAAAGTGTCTGAGTATTTTGAAAAGcgctacaaaaataaaatatattatgattattattattagaatgaGTTGACATATGACTCAGAATGAAAAGAATAAACCATTCACAGTGACAGTGAAGATGAGCTGTTTAGCTAATGCTAAGGATTATCTATGTTGTGCTTCTAGTAATATCTTGTATTGTcaacagaagaataaaaaagtcAATGGACACAATATTACACTTTGAAATTGGATTAAAGGCACATTTTGAACATCTCAATAGTGGTTGTTCCAAGTAAAAATGACCCCAATTAACATTTTTCATCACAAATCTGATGccaagtaaaaga
The window above is part of the Acanthochromis polyacanthus isolate Apoly-LR-REF ecotype Palm Island chromosome 6, KAUST_Apoly_ChrSc, whole genome shotgun sequence genome. Proteins encoded here:
- the LOC110951935 gene encoding trypsin I-P1-like yields the protein MVLFQISTLLLLLTFSKNSEILAGRIIGGHEVVPYSVKYQASIQTETGQHYCGGTLVHAHWVVSAAHCWRPSTKMRVVLGEHNMNEVEGYEQIFNVSRIYLHNYNYRTFDSDIMLIKLNRPAVVNAKVEPAQLPDQNDCPTRGMCRVSGWGVTQVYSYYLSPVLRAVDVQIIPRCNWYYWGRITTNMLCAGFQWGGKDSCQGDSGGPLICNGHFDGIVSWGISCANPFFPGVYTSVCKYVDWIKGIID